The following coding sequences lie in one Phragmites australis chromosome 8, lpPhrAust1.1, whole genome shotgun sequence genomic window:
- the LOC133926768 gene encoding DNA-binding protein REB1-like → MERGSAAEHSREKAVMGNEEGGKEGQMNKKGKGQRKEKKEKKVKGCGGNGDRSMFSCNMKHSVEMEQVEVSGEMSENPCSEHSKGGMSKSDGKKYMKKKKKDKEVETVGKKHTLDANDENVGSEHVETNKSEGEHDSKSKKGKQKLQDGDTASVGSAGDQIVSGEDKKRKNSVTLEEDKQVDLRQNTPAGGDGKSDNKKRKKSKDKNEGGEMEKEKVAQQKGKGRRVSFTDTVEMFSIDGGGDEEGDESGESGLVHGQRFTPEEDAKLMEAIKNYTEMKQLGEKGLEMIRASIKHPEIRGCWAEIATSLPHRPMMAIYKRARILLYRSDERKWTQQEYEIIRRFVEKNGTGWKKLAMELGKSEIHVKDTWRRIKPKNLKKGAWTQDEYQNLFDLVNFDLRVKAHQKFDPGHRLLRDNISWEAISDKLTTRSHYECCLKWYQQLASSLVKQGTWADTDDYLLVEALQRVDAVCVEDVDWERLLDHRSGELCRQRWNQMVRMIGGHREKPFIEQVEVLSRRYCPEMLDYRK, encoded by the exons ATGGAGAGAGGCTCCGCTGCAGAACACAGCAGAGAGAAGGCTGTGATGGGCAATGAGGAGGGGGGGAAAGAAGGCCAGATGAACAAGAAAGGAAAGGGccagagaaaggagaagaaagagaagaaggtcAAGGGTTGTGGCGGCAATGGTGATAGATCAatgttttcttgtaacatgaagCATAGTGTCGAGATGGAGCAGGTTGAAGTGTCAGGCGAGATGTCTGAAAACCCCTGCTCGGAGCATTCCAAGGGTGGTATGAGCAAGAGTGATGGAAAGAAATatatgaagaaaaagaagaaagacaaaGAGGTTGAGACTGTTGGGAAGAAGCATACACTTGATGCTAATGATGAAAATGTAGGGTCAGAGCATGTAGAAACGAACAAGAGTGAAGGAGAACATGATAGCAAGTCTAAGAAGGGCAAACAGAAACTCCAGGATGGTGATACTGCCTCAGTTGGTTCTGCCGGTGATCAAATTGTATCAGGAGAAGATAAAAAGAGGAAAAATTCAGTTACCTTGGAAGAAGACAAGCAAGTTGACCTAAGACAGAATACACCTGCTGGGGGAGATGGTAAGAGTGataataaaaagagaaaaaagagtaaAGATAAGAATGAAGGTGGTgaaatggaaaaagaaaaggtggcACAGCAAAAGGGCAAGGGTAGGCGAGTGAGCTTCACTGATACTGTTGAGATGTTCAGTATAGATGGTGGCGGTGATGAAGAGGGTGATGAGAGTGGTGAATCCGGACTTGTGCATGGCCAACGGTTTACCCCAGAAGAAGATGCGAAACTAATGGAAGCCATCAAGAACTACACAGAG ATGAAGCAATTGGGAGAGAAAGGTTTAGAGATGATTCGGGCTAGTATTAAACATCCTGAGATCAGGGGTTGTTGGGCTGAAATAG CAACATCATTACCTCATAGACCCATGATGGCTATATACAAACGAGCGCGAATTTTACTCTATAGGAGTGATGAACGTAAATGGACTCAACAGGAGTACGAGATCATTCGGCG ATTTGTAGAAAAGAATGGCACAGGTTGGAAGAAATTGGCAATGGAACTTGGAAAGAGTGAGATCCATGTAAAAGATACTTGGAGAAGAATAAAAcctaaaaatttgaaaaaag GGGCTTGGACTCAGGACGAGTACCAAAATTTGTTTGATTTGGTGAATTTTGACTTGCGTGTGAAAGCCCATCAAAAGTTTGATCCTGGTCATCGTCTG CTAAGAGATAACATTTCTTGGGAGGCCATCAGTGACAAATTAACCACCCGTAGTCACTATGAATGCTGCTTGAAGTG GTACCAGCAATTAGCATCGTCACTGGTTAAGCAAGGCACCTGGGCAGATACTGATGATTATCTATTGGTGGAAGC GCTTCAAAGGGTTGATGCTGTTTGTGTTGAAGATGTTGACTGGGAAAGACTTCTTGATCACAG GTCTGGGGAGCTTTGCCGTCAACGATGGAACCAGATGGTCCGCATGATCGGTGGCCACAGAGAGAAGCCTTTCATCGAGCAAGTGGAAGTGCTCTCGAGGCGGTACTGCCCGGAAATGCTTGATTATAGGAAATGA